In Elusimicrobiales bacterium, the genomic window GCGGTCGGTTACCACCGACACCGAGTAGCTGGAGCCGTAAACTTCCGAATAAAGCGCCTGTATGCGGCGGGCGTCCTCGGAGCGCGCGTTGCGCACGCGGATTTCGCGCCCTTCCGTGCCGGAATCTATAAGCATCTCCACATGTTTCAAAGCCATCGGAAAAACCCCCTGCCGGAACCCTGTCCCACGATAATATTATATAAAAACCGCGGCGGCATAGCGCATCACCTGAAAGTTTCAGTTGGCGCGAGGACCGAGGCGAAAAAGCGCGAAATAATGCCGGACAAAATTATCCGCGCGCGCCTCACTGCACGAAAGGATAATTTTGTGAAGGCAGTATGAAGCGATTTTTCGCCGAATTCCGCGGCCAACTGCAATTTCCGGGCTTATGACTGCCTCAGCGAACAGGGAAAGGTCAGCAGATGAAACACGGCAATTGAGAAGAAGCGCGGCCTATTGCGCAAACGCCTGTTTGAGCCGGGCGGGCGGCACCACCGTAAACCCGTTATCCTTCAGCCAGGGAAGGAGTTTGACAACCACGGCCCGGCTTTGCGGATGCACATCATGCATAAGCACTATCCCTTTTCCGCGCTGCCTGATCATTGAGGTAAGCTTGGAAAACAACTCGCCGGGATTTTTTGTTTTCCAGTCCTCGGAATCTATGGTCCAGCCTACGGGAATGAGCTTCAGCTTCCTGTATATTTTTTTGGCATCCTCCGGGCGCAGGCTGCCGTAGGGCGGGCGGAAAAACCGCGGCGCCTTGCCCGTAGCTTCGGTTACGCGCTCTATGCCGCCTTTTATGTCAAATTGCACGGTGTCCCAGTCCAATGATGTATAGGGGTTGCCGCGGTCGTCCGGCGTGGCGTGGAAATACCCGTGAACGCCGACCGTTATCCCGTGTCCGCTCTCACTCGCCGCAAGAGACTTGGCGGCTTCGCTCTCCAATTTGGAGCCAAGCACAAAAAACAATGCCGGAGCATGCGCTTTCCTGAGGGCTTCAACGATGCTTTTCGTATTATCAGGGGCCGGTCCGTCGTCAAATGTCAGTATAATTTCCCCGGGGTTGAGGAAGTCGTCTTTCTGATTCAGAAACGGACGGCCCTGGGTATCGTTTGTAAAGGTGGCATACCCGCTGCCGGATGCTGCGGAAAATCCCGCGTTTGCCGCCTCATATCTGCGCTCCGGGCCGGTTTCCTGGGCATTGCTGTAGCTCATACCGGCAGGCTCCGGTATTTGCTGCGCCGCATCCGCCGTTGCGGCCCAGTTCCCTGCATCCTGAGCGTGTGCGGACGGCAACGAAACAGCAATCAGCAGCGCAACCGCCGCGTATTTACCCACGCTATCACTCCTCCGCGCGGCGCTGCAAACGCGCCGCGCTTTCCCAATATTTTCAGCAGAAAAAGGGGGGGTTATTTGCCGCCCCATGTGCGCACAGGGCCCACGTCCACATGGGCAAAACTTGAGTATTTGCCGCAGCCGCCCGCTTTCAGTTTCACGCAGGCCTGATACATCTTGTCCGCCGAAGCGCCCTGCACCTGTATATCGGCCGCATTGCCTTTCATGTGCTGGCTCTGGCTTGCCCCGCCCACCATGGAATTCAGCTTGGGGCTTCTGTAGCCGCTGTTGAGCGTTACTTTCACATTGCCGCCTTTGCTGCCGGAAGACTCCGCCGCCACGGCTCCTATAAGCTGTATGAGTTTCTGCGGGATATCGTGCTCCTGCTTGGTCAGCCGGCAACGGAACACTTTCTTGACCTGTCCCATGGAGGAGGAATCAACCTTGCCGTTATTGACCTTGATGGTTACGCTCCCGCTCCCGTGGGACGAGGTTATGGTGAACTGTTTTATTTTGCCCATCTTGGATTCCAGCTTGGGGTCGGATTTTCCGCCGCCGGATTTTCCGGCAGAGGCCTCTTCTATGCCGCCGCCCGATCCGCCGCTGGTGTCTCCTCCGTCGCCGCCTCCGCCTCCGCCGCCCTGTCTGGCGTCGTCCAGCAGGTCTTCCGCGTATTCCTTGGCTTCTTTCTCATCCTTGAAAGCGCCTTTATTCACAAGGCCCTTGGGACCGTAGCTGGCCATCAGATTGCTGGTAACCTCGTCCAGAGTCTTCAACTGCACTGCTTTGTCATCGGGTTTGGGAGTCTGGGCTTCCTCTCCGCCGCCGGCCCCGGGCGCGCCGCCGCCTGAAGAGCCTGCGCCGGAAGAGGCTGTGGCGCCGGGCAGGTCTCCCATTGCCGGGGAGGAATCCGTTCTTTCCTCGCTTGCGAATTTGGGCTCGCTGAACTCCCTGCCTTCCGGCGCGGAACCCTGCGCGCCGGAGGACGAAGCCTGCTCGGTTCCTGAATCGTTGCGGGTTACCTGCGGACCGTTCCGCAATGCGGTGCCGGTGCTAAGCTCCGCCGCTTTCTGCGGCTGCATGTCCCGCTGCTGCGGGGGCTGTTGCTGCGCGTTGTCCTGCGGTCTGTGAAAGCTGTATGCCGCGTTATCGGTTTTGACAGGCTCGCCCTGCCTTTCGGGGGGGCGGAAATCAACCGCATAATCGCCGGCCGCGCACGGCGCGCACGCGGCGAGGGCGACAACAACAAGAGGCCGGAGCAAATTCGTTTTCATGGCGCTAGTATAGCCCCTGTCCGCTAATTCCGCAAGGGCCTTTTCGCATCGCGGAAAAATGCGGTTTCCCCGAATGAAGCTACCGTGGTTTTTGTCCCAAAACCTGTTATTGATGCCTGCATAAATAAAGCCTATGCGACTGAGCCGATTTCGCAGCGAAACAAGAAGCCAAAGGCCGGACATACTGTCCGTATGTCCAGCCTTTGGCGACGCGGTTGCAGCCCGAAAGCGGCTCAGCCCCTTCGGGGAGGCCCGCCTTCAGGCCGCGCACGTCGTTGCGGCTGTTTGCAGTGCGGACAGCACAGCGGCGCAGCCGCGCCTGGCGCGCGGCCTGAATTCGGGCCTTCGCATGGGCTTTTATTTACCTGAAAGTTTCAGTTGGCGCGAGGACCGAGGCGAAAAAGCGCAAAATAAT contains:
- a CDS encoding polysaccharide deacetylase family protein, with amino-acid sequence MGKYAAVALLIAVSLPSAHAQDAGNWAATADAAQQIPEPAGMSYSNAQETGPERRYEAANAGFSAASGSGYATFTNDTQGRPFLNQKDDFLNPGEIILTFDDGPAPDNTKSIVEALRKAHAPALFFVLGSKLESEAAKSLAASESGHGITVGVHGYFHATPDDRGNPYTSLDWDTVQFDIKGGIERVTEATGKAPRFFRPPYGSLRPEDAKKIYRKLKLIPVGWTIDSEDWKTKNPGELFSKLTSMIRQRGKGIVLMHDVHPQSRAVVVKLLPWLKDNGFTVVPPARLKQAFAQ
- a CDS encoding DUF882 domain-containing protein, which gives rise to MKTNLLRPLVVVALAACAPCAAGDYAVDFRPPERQGEPVKTDNAAYSFHRPQDNAQQQPPQQRDMQPQKAAELSTGTALRNGPQVTRNDSGTEQASSSGAQGSAPEGREFSEPKFASEERTDSSPAMGDLPGATASSGAGSSGGGAPGAGGGEEAQTPKPDDKAVQLKTLDEVTSNLMASYGPKGLVNKGAFKDEKEAKEYAEDLLDDARQGGGGGGGDGGDTSGGSGGGIEEASAGKSGGGKSDPKLESKMGKIKQFTITSSHGSGSVTIKVNNGKVDSSSMGQVKKVFRCRLTKQEHDIPQKLIQLIGAVAAESSGSKGGNVKVTLNSGYRSPKLNSMVGGASQSQHMKGNAADIQVQGASADKMYQACVKLKAGGCGKYSSFAHVDVGPVRTWGGK